Proteins encoded together in one Scytonema millei VB511283 window:
- a CDS encoding dihydrolipoamide acetyltransferase family protein, producing MTLHEVFMPALSSTMTEGKIVSWVKSPGDKVEKGETVLVVESDKADMDVESFYEGYFATILVPAGEAAPVGATIALIAETEAEIAIAQQQAQSGNQTTSAPAATTSPGQTADVGNTTPTPTPVSAVATESQAESQNGASRTDGRVIASPRARKLAKDLKIDLNTLKGSGPHGRIVAEDVEAFAGKGTAPSVPAQPQVTIPSTAPTPQPAATPAPVSTVAGSVQPLTTLQNAVVRNMVASLQAPDFRVGYTITTDALDKLYKQIKSKGVTMTALLAKAVAVTLQKHPLVNASYSEQGIVYHPNINIAVAVAMDDGGLITPVLQNADQLDIYSLSRNWKSLVDRARAKQLQPEEYNSGTFTLSNLGMFGVDRFDAILPPGQGAILAIGASRPQVVATSDGMLGVRQQMQVNMTSDHRIIYGAHAAAFLQDLAKLIETNAQSLTM from the coding sequence ATGACTCTACACGAAGTTTTCATGCCCGCTCTCAGTTCTACAATGACCGAAGGCAAAATTGTCTCTTGGGTCAAATCGCCTGGTGACAAGGTAGAAAAAGGCGAAACAGTCCTAGTGGTTGAGTCCGATAAGGCAGACATGGATGTGGAATCCTTTTACGAAGGATATTTTGCTACCATCCTCGTCCCAGCCGGAGAAGCTGCCCCTGTAGGAGCCACAATTGCCTTAATTGCCGAAACAGAAGCAGAAATTGCGATCGCGCAACAACAAGCGCAGTCGGGGAATCAAACAACTTCAGCACCCGCTGCTACAACCTCCCCAGGACAAACGGCTGATGTAGGAAATACAACCCCTACGCCAACTCCTGTCAGTGCAGTTGCAACTGAGTCTCAAGCTGAATCCCAAAATGGTGCAAGTCGTACTGATGGGCGAGTTATCGCTTCACCCCGCGCCCGCAAGCTAGCGAAAGATTTGAAGATCGATCTGAATACTCTTAAAGGTAGCGGTCCTCACGGTCGGATTGTAGCTGAGGATGTAGAAGCTTTTGCTGGCAAGGGTACAGCCCCATCAGTTCCGGCACAACCTCAAGTGACGATTCCCAGTACAGCCCCTACGCCTCAACCAGCTGCAACCCCTGCCCCTGTCAGTACCGTTGCTGGCTCCGTGCAGCCCCTCACTACACTACAAAATGCTGTGGTACGGAATATGGTTGCTAGTCTGCAAGCACCCGATTTTCGGGTGGGTTATACCATTACTACCGATGCACTAGATAAGCTTTACAAGCAAATTAAGTCCAAGGGCGTAACAATGACAGCTTTGTTAGCTAAAGCTGTAGCGGTGACACTACAAAAGCACCCCTTGGTGAATGCTAGTTACTCAGAACAGGGAATTGTCTATCACCCCAACATTAATATTGCTGTGGCTGTAGCAATGGATGACGGTGGTTTAATTACTCCAGTGCTGCAAAACGCTGACCAATTAGATATCTATTCCCTATCCCGCAATTGGAAGTCTTTAGTAGACCGGGCGAGAGCCAAGCAGTTGCAACCAGAAGAATACAACAGCGGCACGTTTACACTGTCAAATTTAGGGATGTTTGGCGTAGACCGTTTCGATGCCATTTTACCCCCAGGACAAGGAGCAATTTTGGCGATCGGTGCGTCGCGTCCCCAGGTTGTGGCTACATCTGATGGAATGTTGGGCGTGCGCCAGCAAATGCAGGTCAATATGACCAGCGACCACCGGATTATTTACGGCGCTCATGCAGCAGCGTTCTTGCAAGATTTGGCGAAGTTAATTGAAACGAACGCCCAGTCTTTGACCATGTAG
- a CDS encoding D-alanyl-D-alanine carboxypeptidase, with the protein MLDLISSGLVGFWLGVAGIHPEASAAWELLALQTAPALVLNSAPDGLATTTLQQYLQGLKTKGIASPEQGIWIQSGPLLLSENNGRVPLPAASLTKIATSLAALKTWRPNHRFQTLISATGPIQKGVLEGDLIVTGGGDPLFVWEEAIALGNSLNRLGISRVRGNLVVTGNFAMNYQADPLKAGELLKQGLDASTWKAAAKMQYSTLSPGTPKPRVAIAGTVQVAAIANPKQILLLRHHSLSLAEILKEMNVYSNNEMAQMLGQMLGGAPSVRQIAATTTGVPDSEILLGNTSGLGMENQISPRAACAMFMAVQRELLPYKLSVADLFPVSGRDRRGTLELRHIPAGAVVKTGTLNEVSALAGVLPTRDRGLVWFVIINRGWQLESLRAGQDKFLQNLLHKWHASPVIPTAIAPHAIGATPTPLGAASRNEILYKG; encoded by the coding sequence ATGTTAGATCTGATTAGCTCGGGGTTGGTTGGTTTTTGGCTAGGTGTAGCAGGGATACACCCTGAAGCATCAGCAGCATGGGAATTATTAGCGCTACAAACTGCTCCGGCACTAGTGCTGAACTCAGCACCGGATGGCTTGGCGACGACAACCTTGCAGCAGTATTTACAAGGGTTGAAAACCAAAGGAATAGCCAGCCCCGAGCAGGGAATTTGGATACAGTCGGGACCATTACTACTGAGTGAAAATAACGGTCGAGTTCCCTTACCGGCTGCCTCGCTGACAAAAATAGCTACATCCCTAGCTGCTTTAAAAACTTGGCGACCAAATCACCGCTTCCAAACGCTGATTAGTGCCACAGGACCAATTCAAAAAGGAGTTTTAGAGGGAGATTTAATCGTTACAGGCGGAGGAGATCCGCTTTTTGTTTGGGAAGAAGCAATCGCCTTGGGTAACAGTCTGAATCGATTGGGAATTTCTCGCGTTAGGGGCAATTTGGTAGTGACTGGTAACTTTGCCATGAACTATCAAGCCGATCCCCTCAAGGCTGGAGAACTGCTCAAACAAGGACTGGATGCCTCTACCTGGAAAGCTGCTGCTAAAATGCAATACTCCACCTTATCCCCAGGTACGCCAAAACCGCGTGTTGCGATCGCCGGAACCGTACAAGTCGCGGCGATCGCCAATCCCAAGCAAATCTTATTACTACGTCATCATTCTTTATCTTTGGCAGAAATTCTGAAGGAAATGAATGTTTACAGTAATAACGAAATGGCGCAAATGCTAGGACAAATGTTAGGTGGAGCGCCAAGCGTGCGCCAAATCGCTGCAACAACCACAGGAGTGCCAGACTCAGAAATTTTGCTGGGTAATACTTCTGGACTAGGGATGGAAAATCAGATTTCTCCCAGGGCAGCTTGTGCGATGTTTATGGCAGTACAACGAGAATTACTTCCCTATAAGCTGAGCGTTGCCGACTTGTTCCCCGTGTCGGGACGCGATCGCCGAGGTACGCTAGAGCTACGCCACATTCCTGCGGGTGCTGTCGTCAAAACCGGAACCTTGAACGAAGTCAGCGCCTTAGCAGGAGTTTTGCCCACCCGCGATCGCGGTTTAGTTTGGTTTGTCATTATCAATAGAGGATGGCAGCTTGAAAGCCTGCGCGCAGGACAAGACAAATTCCTACAAAATCTCCTCCATAAATGGCACGCCTCCCCCGTCATTCCTACCGCGATCGCTCCCCACGCGATCGGCGCTACCCCTACTCCCCTGGGTGCAGCAAGTCGAAATGAGATTCTGTACAAGGGATAA
- a CDS encoding response regulator: MRILVVEDDEFIANALDLVLSEQNYAVEIAADGESGWELVQAYEYDLILLDVMLPKLDGIELCRRVRSQGYKMPILLLTGRDSSHDKAIGLDAGADDYLVKPFDQEELFARVRALLRRGNTSVSPVLEWGELRLDPSSCEVTYSGRSLQLTPKEYALLELFLRNNRRVFSCSAILDRVWSFDKTPGEEAVRTQIKGLRQKLKAVGAPADLIETVYGIGYRLKLPSVNKLTLPSSEEPSEQTRQQTLTALAGVWERFQGRVNEQVTLLEQATTQILPAQLTVEQRHHAEQAAHTLAGSLGTFGFAAGSQLARKIERSLRAKKSMSQTETKHLRELVAALRRSIELTPPELTTPVTVKQELPQLLIFNSDRHLAEPLIAEAGVWGIQAEIATQLETARKAIALSPPQVVLLDLDGNTADSLALLVELKHRYPSLPVLVHSNQDNLMTRLEVARCGGHAFLPKPVPPAKVLQAVTQLLPKEATAAKVMVVDDDPQILATLRSLLEPWGLRTICIEDPRRFWETLEASAPDLLILDINMPHLSGLELCQIVRQDSHWCGLPILFLTAYSDANTVNQVFAVGADDFVSKPIVGPELVNRIMNRLDRIELLRNLAEIDSLTGVANRHKSTQDLERLLNLAKRHHQPFCLAVLDIDRFKLVNDTCGHAVGDTVLRQLGQWLLHSLRREDIVARWGGEEFVCGLYGMTSQDGVQRLTDISIGWQQQQSTHPQCNIPITFSVGIVHYPQHGADLESLYRAADKALYRAKKNGRGRVVAFKETGSSDQLSVASD; encoded by the coding sequence ATGCGCATTTTAGTCGTAGAGGATGACGAGTTTATCGCTAATGCCCTAGATCTGGTGCTATCCGAGCAAAATTATGCTGTAGAAATAGCAGCCGATGGCGAATCAGGGTGGGAACTAGTTCAAGCTTACGAATATGACCTGATCCTGTTAGATGTCATGCTGCCAAAGTTGGACGGAATTGAGCTTTGCCGTCGCGTGCGATCGCAGGGTTACAAAATGCCAATTTTGTTGCTGACCGGACGAGATAGCAGTCATGATAAGGCAATCGGGTTAGATGCTGGTGCAGATGATTATCTTGTCAAACCCTTCGATCAAGAAGAATTATTTGCCCGCGTGCGAGCTTTATTGCGGCGTGGAAATACGAGTGTTTCCCCAGTATTAGAGTGGGGAGAGCTACGACTCGATCCGAGCAGCTGCGAAGTGACTTATAGCGGGCGATCGCTACAATTGACTCCCAAAGAGTACGCCTTGCTAGAACTGTTTTTACGGAACAATCGCCGGGTTTTCAGTTGCAGCGCCATCTTGGATCGTGTTTGGTCGTTTGATAAAACTCCAGGGGAAGAAGCCGTAAGGACGCAAATTAAAGGACTGCGGCAGAAATTAAAAGCGGTTGGCGCACCCGCAGATTTAATTGAAACCGTCTACGGGATCGGCTATCGTCTCAAGTTGCCATCGGTCAATAAACTCACACTACCATCATCTGAAGAGCCAAGCGAGCAGACGCGACAACAAACTCTTACAGCTCTAGCAGGAGTATGGGAGCGATTTCAGGGGAGGGTAAACGAGCAAGTAACGCTATTAGAACAAGCTACCACTCAAATTTTGCCCGCTCAACTGACAGTAGAGCAACGTCATCATGCAGAACAAGCTGCTCACACTTTAGCAGGTTCTTTAGGTACTTTTGGTTTTGCTGCAGGTTCGCAACTGGCACGGAAAATCGAACGTAGTTTGCGAGCCAAAAAGTCGATGAGTCAAACAGAAACAAAGCATTTGCGAGAACTTGTAGCGGCTTTACGCCGCTCGATAGAACTAACTCCTCCCGAACTGACAACACCTGTCACAGTTAAACAAGAGTTGCCGCAATTATTAATCTTCAATAGCGATCGCCATTTAGCAGAGCCATTGATCGCAGAAGCAGGAGTGTGGGGCATTCAAGCAGAAATAGCCACTCAACTAGAAACAGCTAGGAAAGCGATCGCTTTATCGCCACCCCAAGTCGTATTGCTCGATCTTGATGGCAATACAGCAGACAGCTTAGCACTCCTAGTCGAACTCAAACATCGCTATCCCTCCTTGCCCGTTCTCGTCCATAGCAATCAAGATAATTTGATGACGCGACTAGAAGTCGCCCGTTGTGGCGGACACGCCTTTTTACCCAAGCCCGTACCGCCAGCCAAAGTTTTACAGGCAGTCACCCAATTGCTACCCAAGGAAGCGACAGCAGCTAAGGTGATGGTAGTGGATGACGACCCCCAGATCCTTGCTACCCTACGCAGCCTGCTGGAACCGTGGGGCTTGAGGACGATTTGTATCGAAGATCCCCGCCGTTTTTGGGAAACTTTAGAAGCCTCAGCCCCAGATTTACTCATTTTAGATATTAATATGCCCCATCTCAGCGGCTTGGAGTTGTGTCAGATCGTGCGCCAAGATTCGCACTGGTGCGGATTGCCAATTTTATTTCTGACTGCCTACAGCGATGCCAATACGGTAAATCAAGTATTTGCAGTTGGGGCGGATGATTTTGTCAGCAAGCCGATTGTAGGACCGGAACTCGTAAACCGAATTATGAATCGGCTCGACCGGATCGAACTTTTGCGTAACTTAGCAGAAATTGACTCGCTGACGGGAGTTGCCAATCGCCATAAATCTACTCAAGACTTGGAACGCCTGCTAAATCTAGCAAAGCGCCATCATCAACCCTTCTGTTTGGCAGTTTTAGATATCGATCGCTTCAAGCTAGTCAACGATACCTGCGGTCATGCAGTGGGCGATACGGTGTTACGTCAGTTGGGACAGTGGTTACTGCATTCGTTGCGTCGAGAAGATATAGTAGCTCGTTGGGGTGGTGAAGAATTCGTCTGCGGTTTGTACGGCATGACTAGCCAAGATGGAGTACAGCGATTGACAGACATCTCGATCGGTTGGCAGCAACAGCAGTCTACACACCCTCAATGCAACATACCCATCACCTTTAGTGTTGGAATCGTCCATTACCCACAACACGGTGCAGATCTAGAAAGTTTGTATCGCGCAGCAGATAAAGCCCTTTATCGTGCCAAGAAAAACGGGCGCGGGCGTGTGGTTGCATTTAAGGAGACAGGGAGCAGCGACCAGTTATCAGTGGCTAGTGATTAG
- a CDS encoding response regulator: MTAKRILVVDNEPYIQEVAQICLEMVAGWQVSTASSGSECLIKAAAEQPDAILLDVMMPEMDGLTTYKELQANQATKHIPVIFLTAKVQPADRRRYAQLGMKDAIAKPFDPLQLASQVATTLGWN; this comes from the coding sequence ATGACAGCCAAACGCATATTAGTAGTTGACAACGAACCATATATCCAAGAGGTTGCCCAAATTTGTTTGGAGATGGTAGCGGGTTGGCAAGTTAGCACGGCTAGTTCTGGTAGCGAGTGTTTGATCAAAGCCGCAGCCGAACAACCCGATGCTATCCTCCTTGATGTCATGATGCCTGAGATGGATGGATTAACAACTTATAAAGAGTTGCAGGCAAACCAAGCAACAAAACATATTCCCGTAATTTTCTTAACTGCCAAGGTACAACCAGCCGATCGCCGCCGCTACGCTCAGTTAGGTATGAAAGATGCGATCGCCAAACCCTTCGACCCTCTTCAGCTAGCCTCTCAAGTCGCGACTACTTTAGGCTGGAATTAA
- a CDS encoding LabA-like NYN domain-containing protein — MTFYQEIAQNEVLDRSKIFTRQMKKESNPYEEVNTHPNGELLDTFSRGRVAIFIDGSSLFYAALQLGIEIDYTKLLCLLTAEAPLLRAFFYTGVDPINDKQQGFLLWMRRNGYRVISKDLIQFPDGSKKAKLDVEIAVDMMTLAGCYNTAVLVSGNGDLAYAVDAVSYQGVRVEVVSLRSMTSDSLINVADLYIDLAGIKEQIQKIFPSE, encoded by the coding sequence ATGACTTTTTATCAAGAGATCGCACAAAATGAAGTTCTCGATCGCAGCAAAATCTTTACAAGACAGATGAAGAAAGAGAGCAACCCCTACGAGGAGGTTAATACGCACCCTAACGGTGAGCTATTAGATACCTTCAGTCGGGGTCGAGTCGCGATTTTTATCGATGGCTCTAGCCTCTTCTATGCTGCTTTACAACTAGGAATTGAAATAGACTATACTAAACTGCTGTGCCTGTTAACAGCAGAAGCCCCTCTCTTACGTGCTTTCTTCTACACGGGTGTCGATCCGATCAACGATAAACAACAAGGTTTCTTACTTTGGATGCGTCGCAATGGTTATCGCGTCATTAGTAAAGACTTAATTCAGTTTCCTGACGGTTCTAAAAAAGCAAAGTTAGATGTAGAAATAGCCGTTGATATGATGACCCTAGCTGGCTGTTATAATACAGCCGTTTTAGTTAGTGGAAATGGAGATCTTGCCTATGCAGTTGATGCAGTTTCTTATCAAGGTGTACGTGTAGAGGTCGTCAGTCTTCGGTCTATGACTAGTGATAGTCTGATCAATGTTGCCGATCTCTACATCGATTTAGCTGGGATTAAAGAGCAGATTCAAAAAATATTTCCTTCTGAGTAA
- a CDS encoding metallophosphoesterase family protein: MSFKRRQFLFLSTLSFFGVALWNKIHGRESPTQEKSAIASGADDLKPKPSTKPLLRFISVADTGTGDRGQYAVAEAMTAYHRQNKFNVAILAGDNIYNNGEIEKIQAVFERPYQPLLKQGVKFYACLGNHDIRTANGDPQVRYPGFNMQGRFYTFRRDPVQFFALDTNSNADWDTQLAWLEKELSRSDAPWKIVFGHHPVYSSGHYGNSQSFIKQFTPLFQKYGVQLYINGHDHNYERSRPINGTTYMITGAGGGTRPVNRSEWTALSASKLSFATYEVYADRIEISAIGTDNRVFDKGSIKLRSA; the protein is encoded by the coding sequence ATGAGTTTCAAACGCCGTCAATTTCTATTCCTGAGTACATTGAGCTTTTTTGGTGTGGCGCTGTGGAACAAAATCCACGGACGTGAATCTCCGACACAGGAGAAATCGGCAATTGCTTCTGGTGCTGACGATTTAAAACCTAAGCCATCTACAAAACCTTTGTTGCGATTTATCTCGGTGGCAGATACGGGAACGGGCGATCGCGGACAATATGCTGTAGCTGAGGCAATGACTGCCTATCACCGTCAAAACAAGTTTAATGTAGCAATTTTGGCGGGAGATAATATTTACAACAATGGCGAGATCGAAAAAATTCAAGCTGTATTCGAGCGTCCCTATCAACCCCTACTCAAACAAGGGGTAAAATTCTACGCTTGTCTTGGCAATCACGACATTCGCACTGCTAACGGCGATCCTCAAGTGCGCTATCCTGGCTTTAATATGCAAGGGCGATTCTACACTTTTCGCCGCGATCCGGTACAGTTTTTCGCTCTCGATACTAATAGTAATGCCGATTGGGATACTCAACTGGCTTGGTTAGAAAAAGAACTCAGTCGCAGCGATGCTCCTTGGAAAATTGTCTTTGGACATCATCCAGTTTATTCTTCCGGTCATTACGGCAATAGTCAATCTTTTATTAAACAATTTACGCCACTATTTCAGAAGTATGGCGTGCAACTCTATATTAACGGACACGATCATAACTACGAGCGATCGCGCCCGATTAATGGTACGACATATATGATTACTGGTGCTGGTGGAGGAACTCGTCCTGTAAATCGTTCCGAGTGGACGGCGCTTTCTGCCAGTAAACTGAGTTTTGCCACTTATGAAGTGTATGCCGACAGAATAGAGATAAGTGCGATCGGTACAGATAACCGAGTTTTCGACAAAGGTAGTATTAAATTGCGATCGGCTTAG
- a CDS encoding TetR/AcrR family transcriptional regulator: protein MGRPTKENSLTQQDVINAAIACLDREGESALGVNRVARELGIKPPAIYKHLDGNPALKRAVALALWQDFFAFCQPRSTGLSDSKELLKAGGRATRDYARSHPARYKVMMQFQLQPSDPDAAAIIQETLKFFRRILDPYEFTNDRLVDAMRMVNAAVNGFIALEQGKMLTLERSTDASFEVMLEALVVAIEHIRQL, encoded by the coding sequence ATGGGTCGTCCGACAAAAGAAAATTCTCTAACGCAACAAGATGTGATTAATGCTGCGATCGCTTGCCTCGATCGCGAGGGAGAATCAGCTCTAGGTGTAAATCGAGTGGCGAGGGAATTAGGGATTAAACCGCCAGCTATCTACAAGCACTTAGATGGCAATCCAGCCCTCAAACGAGCAGTAGCACTAGCACTTTGGCAAGATTTTTTTGCGTTTTGTCAGCCAAGAAGTACAGGACTGAGTGATTCCAAGGAGTTACTGAAAGCTGGGGGACGAGCAACCCGTGACTATGCGCGATCGCACCCAGCTCGTTATAAAGTGATGATGCAATTTCAGTTGCAACCGTCCGATCCTGATGCGGCTGCAATTATTCAGGAAACTCTAAAATTCTTTCGCAGAATACTAGATCCTTATGAATTCACAAACGATCGGCTCGTAGATGCAATGCGAATGGTTAATGCCGCAGTTAATGGTTTTATTGCCTTAGAACAAGGGAAAATGCTAACTCTAGAGCGATCGACAGATGCTAGTTTTGAAGTTATGCTTGAGGCGCTCGTTGTGGCGATCGAGCATATTCGACAGCTTTAA